A genomic window from Micromonospora ferruginea includes:
- a CDS encoding cellulase family glycosylhydrolase: MHRRTALGGALTALATAAAGILVAAAVSTTPAAAAAGGTGTGYLHTSGNKIVDSTGATVRLTGINWFGMETDNKTFHGLWSSNPWRGQLDTMARLGYNTLRIPYSNDAIKPGATATGINDFVNPDLIGLSPLQILDKVIDYAGSKGMRVILDRHRPTSAGQSPLWYTSGVSEATWIADWKTMAQRYANNPTVIGADLHNEPHAEGTNPAATGACWGCGDTARDWRLAAERAGNAILGVQPNWLIFVEGVSCPSGGLSNVWDNDPSNDEDCGWWGGNLSKAGQFPVRLNVANRLVYSPHEYATSVYRQAWFDDPSYPANMPAIWDKYWGYLYKQNIAPIMMGEFGTTLQDPKDKIWLENLMAYTGTGVNGMSFTYWSWNPNSGDTGGIANDDWTTVNQAKQSILQPYLIPPTGGGNPNPTPTGTGSPTPNPTTPGPTPTTPAPSGGCTASYKQVNAWAGGFQGELTVKNTGTAAVNPWSVTWTWPSGVTLASGWNATVTQSGTTVTAAAPGWAPSLAAGASVTVGFTANGTAANPATVKLNTSACG; encoded by the coding sequence ATGCACCGACGCACCGCCCTCGGCGGCGCCCTGACGGCGCTCGCCACCGCCGCGGCCGGCATCCTCGTCGCCGCGGCCGTCAGCACCACCCCGGCCGCCGCGGCGGCCGGCGGCACCGGCACCGGCTACCTGCACACCAGCGGCAACAAGATCGTCGACAGCACGGGCGCGACCGTCCGGCTCACCGGCATCAACTGGTTCGGCATGGAGACCGACAACAAGACGTTCCACGGCCTGTGGTCGAGCAACCCGTGGCGCGGACAGCTCGACACCATGGCCCGGCTGGGCTACAACACGCTGCGCATCCCCTACTCGAACGACGCCATCAAGCCGGGCGCGACGGCGACCGGGATCAACGACTTCGTCAATCCGGACCTGATCGGGCTCTCCCCGTTGCAGATCCTGGACAAGGTCATCGATTACGCGGGCAGCAAGGGGATGCGGGTCATCCTGGACCGGCACCGGCCGACGTCGGCCGGACAGTCGCCGCTCTGGTACACCTCGGGGGTCTCCGAGGCGACCTGGATCGCCGACTGGAAGACGATGGCCCAGCGGTACGCGAACAACCCGACCGTGATCGGCGCGGACCTGCACAACGAGCCGCACGCCGAGGGCACCAACCCGGCCGCCACCGGCGCCTGCTGGGGCTGCGGCGACACCGCCCGCGACTGGCGGCTGGCCGCCGAGCGGGCCGGCAACGCGATCCTCGGCGTGCAGCCCAACTGGCTGATCTTCGTGGAGGGGGTGAGCTGCCCGAGCGGCGGCCTGTCGAACGTCTGGGACAACGACCCCAGCAACGACGAGGACTGCGGCTGGTGGGGCGGCAACCTCTCCAAGGCCGGGCAGTTCCCGGTGCGGCTGAACGTGGCGAACCGGCTGGTCTACTCGCCGCACGAGTACGCCACCTCGGTCTACCGCCAGGCCTGGTTCGACGACCCGAGCTACCCGGCGAACATGCCGGCCATCTGGGACAAGTACTGGGGCTACCTCTACAAGCAGAACATCGCGCCGATCATGATGGGCGAGTTCGGCACCACGCTCCAGGACCCGAAGGACAAGATCTGGCTGGAGAACCTGATGGCCTACACCGGCACCGGGGTCAACGGCATGTCCTTCACCTACTGGTCGTGGAACCCCAACTCGGGTGACACCGGCGGCATCGCCAACGACGACTGGACCACGGTCAACCAGGCCAAGCAGTCCATCCTCCAGCCCTACCTGATCCCGCCGACCGGCGGCGGCAACCCGAACCCGACGCCGACCGGCACCGGCTCCCCCACCCCGAACCCGACCACGCCCGGCCCGACGCCGACCACGCCGGCGCCGAGCGGCGGGTGCACCGCCAGCTACAAGCAGGTCAACGCCTGGGCCGGCGGCTTCCAGGGCGAGCTGACCGTGAAGAACACCGGCACCGCCGCGGTGAACCCGTGGTCGGTCACCTGGACGTGGCCGTCCGGGGTGACGCTGGCCAGCGGGTGGAACGCCACCGTCACCCAGTCCGGGACCACGGTCACGGCGGCGGCGCCCGGCTGGGCACCGTCGCTGGCCGCGGGCGCGTCGGTCACGGTCGGCTTCACCGCCAACGGCACCGCCGCCAACCCCGCCACGGTGAAGCTCAACACCTCCGCCTGCGGGTAA